Proteins from a genomic interval of Numenius arquata chromosome 18, bNumArq3.hap1.1, whole genome shotgun sequence:
- the SLC13A5 gene encoding Na(+)/citrate cotransporter isoform X2: MASTCLRPLLRYRSFAILFLTPLLLLPLPVTVQTREAKCAYIIIIMAVYWCTEVIPLAVTSLMPVVFFPLLGVRSSKSVCLQYLNDTNMLFMGGLIVAISVEQWNLHKRIALRVLLILGVKPALNTATTAMMVPIVQAVLDQMDNTEHDVTMMEQGTGQTNTVIELEEKSASDLPSVHVISNGQVPDDPRSSEERKMRKRVCKGMTLCVCYAASIGGTATLTGTGPNIVLKGQMNQLYPNNNDIVNFASWFGFAFPNMILMLVLAWFWLQCSFMGLNFKKSWGCGTERTAKEKAACDVLKAEMKKLGPISYAEFNVLLMFVLLVLLWFTRHPGFVKGWATRLFPRGEKFITDSAPAVFVALLLFILPANKPEFTGCKASVSDPEQTEKDIKKTFLSAPLLDWNVVQRKMPWSIVLLLGGGFALADASANSGLSAWLGHQMTPLGSIPPWAIATVLSLIIAVFTECTSNVATATLFLPVFSSMATSVKIHPLYVMLPCTLSASFAFMLPVATPPNAIVFSYGHIRVLDMVKTGIVMNIIGVLCVTLAINTWGRSMFELDTFPAWANTTANQ, encoded by the exons ATGGCCTCGACGTGCCTGCGGCCCCTGCTGAGGTACCGGTCCTTCgccatcctcttcctcacgccgctgctgctgctgcctctgccggTCACTGTGCAGACGCGG GAGGCCAAATGTGCatatatcatcatcatcatggctGTATACTGGTGCACTGAAGTGATCCCTCTGGCTGTGACCTCCCTCATGCCTGTGGTGTTTTTCCCTCTGCTTGGAGTTCGGAGCTCTAAATCA GTGTGCTTGCAGTACCTAAATGACACAAACATGCTCTTCATGGGAGGGTTGATTGTTGCAATTTCTGTTGAACAGTGGAATCTTCACAAAAGGATTGCGCTGAGGGTCCTGCTGATTCTTGGGGTGAAACCTGCACT TAACACAGCCACCACTGCTATGATGGTTCCCATTGTCCAGGCTGTCCTGGATCAGATGGACAACACAGAGCATGATGTGACCATGATGGAACAAGGAACCGGGCAAACAAATACAGTGATTGAGCTGGAGGAAAAGAGTGCGTCAGATCTCCCTTCAGTGCATG TCATAAGCAATGGACAAGTCCCTGATGACCCCAGATCTtctgaggaaaggaaaatgaggaaacgCGTGTGTAAGGGAATGACACTGTGTGTATGCTATGCCGCCAGCATTGGAGGAACTGCAACACTCACTGGAACAGGACCGAACATTGTGTTGAAAGGCCAGATGAATCA gttATACCCTAACAATAATGATATTGTGAATTTTGCTTCCTGGTTTGGGTTTGCATTCCCAAACATGATTCTGATGTTGGTACTAGCTTGGTTTTGGCTACAGTGCTCCTTCATGGGACTCAA ctttaagaaaagctggggctgtgggacagagagaactgctaaagaaaaagctgcatGCGACGTGCTGAAGGCGGAAATGAAGAAATTAGGCCCTATCTCCTACGCTGAATTCAATGTCCTCCTaatgtttgttttgctggttCTCTTGTGGTTTACCAGACACCCAGGCTTTGTAAAAGGCTGGGCCACCAGGCTGTTCCCAAGAGGAGAAAA gttTATCACTGATTCTGCTCCTGCTGTGTTTGTTGCCCTGTTACTGTTTATCCTTCCTGCTAATAAACCCGAATTCACAGGCTGTAAGGCAAGCGTGTCTGACCCTGAACAGActgaaaaag atataaaaaaaacatttttatcagcCCCGTTGCTGGACTGGAATGTGGTTCAGAGGAAGATGCCCTGGAGcattgtgctgctgctgggaggaggtTTTGCTTTGGCCGATGCAAGCGCA aaCTCTGGGCTCTCAGCTTGGCTGGGTCATCAAATGACTCCACTAGGATCTATCCCACCCTGGGCCATTGCGACAGTACTTTCGCTTATTATAGCTGTCTTCACTGAGTGCACCAGTAATGTCGCCACAGCCACCCTCTTCCTACCTGTCTTTTCATCCATG GCTACATCTGTCAAGATCCATCCTTTGTACGTTATGCTGCCGTGTACTCTTAGTGCTTCATTTGCCTTCATGCTACCTGTTGCAACACCGccaaatgcgatagtgttttccTATGGCCACATCCGTGTTTTGGATATG GTTAAAACTGGAATAGTGATGAACATCATTGGAGTCCTCTGTGTCACACTGGCCATCAACACATGGGGAAGATCCATGTTTGAGCTGGACACATTCCCAGCCTGGGCAAACACAACGGCTAACCAGTGA
- the SLC13A5 gene encoding Na(+)/citrate cotransporter isoform X1, whose product MASTCLRPLLRYRSFAILFLTPLLLLPLPVTVQTREAKCAYIIIIMAVYWCTEVIPLAVTSLMPVVFFPLLGVRSSKSVCLQYLNDTNMLFMGGLIVAISVEQWNLHKRIALRVLLILGVKPALLMLGFMIVTAFLSMWISNTATTAMMVPIVQAVLDQMDNTEHDVTMMEQGTGQTNTVIELEEKSASDLPSVHVISNGQVPDDPRSSEERKMRKRVCKGMTLCVCYAASIGGTATLTGTGPNIVLKGQMNQLYPNNNDIVNFASWFGFAFPNMILMLVLAWFWLQCSFMGLNFKKSWGCGTERTAKEKAACDVLKAEMKKLGPISYAEFNVLLMFVLLVLLWFTRHPGFVKGWATRLFPRGEKFITDSAPAVFVALLLFILPANKPEFTGCKASVSDPEQTEKDIKKTFLSAPLLDWNVVQRKMPWSIVLLLGGGFALADASANSGLSAWLGHQMTPLGSIPPWAIATVLSLIIAVFTECTSNVATATLFLPVFSSMATSVKIHPLYVMLPCTLSASFAFMLPVATPPNAIVFSYGHIRVLDMVKTGIVMNIIGVLCVTLAINTWGRSMFELDTFPAWANTTANQ is encoded by the exons ATGGCCTCGACGTGCCTGCGGCCCCTGCTGAGGTACCGGTCCTTCgccatcctcttcctcacgccgctgctgctgctgcctctgccggTCACTGTGCAGACGCGG GAGGCCAAATGTGCatatatcatcatcatcatggctGTATACTGGTGCACTGAAGTGATCCCTCTGGCTGTGACCTCCCTCATGCCTGTGGTGTTTTTCCCTCTGCTTGGAGTTCGGAGCTCTAAATCA GTGTGCTTGCAGTACCTAAATGACACAAACATGCTCTTCATGGGAGGGTTGATTGTTGCAATTTCTGTTGAACAGTGGAATCTTCACAAAAGGATTGCGCTGAGGGTCCTGCTGATTCTTGGGGTGAAACCTGCACT CCTCATGCTGGGATTTATGATAGTCACTGCCTTCCTGTCCATGTGGATAAGTAACACAGCCACCACTGCTATGATGGTTCCCATTGTCCAGGCTGTCCTGGATCAGATGGACAACACAGAGCATGATGTGACCATGATGGAACAAGGAACCGGGCAAACAAATACAGTGATTGAGCTGGAGGAAAAGAGTGCGTCAGATCTCCCTTCAGTGCATG TCATAAGCAATGGACAAGTCCCTGATGACCCCAGATCTtctgaggaaaggaaaatgaggaaacgCGTGTGTAAGGGAATGACACTGTGTGTATGCTATGCCGCCAGCATTGGAGGAACTGCAACACTCACTGGAACAGGACCGAACATTGTGTTGAAAGGCCAGATGAATCA gttATACCCTAACAATAATGATATTGTGAATTTTGCTTCCTGGTTTGGGTTTGCATTCCCAAACATGATTCTGATGTTGGTACTAGCTTGGTTTTGGCTACAGTGCTCCTTCATGGGACTCAA ctttaagaaaagctggggctgtgggacagagagaactgctaaagaaaaagctgcatGCGACGTGCTGAAGGCGGAAATGAAGAAATTAGGCCCTATCTCCTACGCTGAATTCAATGTCCTCCTaatgtttgttttgctggttCTCTTGTGGTTTACCAGACACCCAGGCTTTGTAAAAGGCTGGGCCACCAGGCTGTTCCCAAGAGGAGAAAA gttTATCACTGATTCTGCTCCTGCTGTGTTTGTTGCCCTGTTACTGTTTATCCTTCCTGCTAATAAACCCGAATTCACAGGCTGTAAGGCAAGCGTGTCTGACCCTGAACAGActgaaaaag atataaaaaaaacatttttatcagcCCCGTTGCTGGACTGGAATGTGGTTCAGAGGAAGATGCCCTGGAGcattgtgctgctgctgggaggaggtTTTGCTTTGGCCGATGCAAGCGCA aaCTCTGGGCTCTCAGCTTGGCTGGGTCATCAAATGACTCCACTAGGATCTATCCCACCCTGGGCCATTGCGACAGTACTTTCGCTTATTATAGCTGTCTTCACTGAGTGCACCAGTAATGTCGCCACAGCCACCCTCTTCCTACCTGTCTTTTCATCCATG GCTACATCTGTCAAGATCCATCCTTTGTACGTTATGCTGCCGTGTACTCTTAGTGCTTCATTTGCCTTCATGCTACCTGTTGCAACACCGccaaatgcgatagtgttttccTATGGCCACATCCGTGTTTTGGATATG GTTAAAACTGGAATAGTGATGAACATCATTGGAGTCCTCTGTGTCACACTGGCCATCAACACATGGGGAAGATCCATGTTTGAGCTGGACACATTCCCAGCCTGGGCAAACACAACGGCTAACCAGTGA
- the SLC13A5 gene encoding Na(+)/citrate cotransporter isoform X3, whose protein sequence is MASTCLRPLLRYRSFAILFLTPLLLLPLPVTVQTRVCLQYLNDTNMLFMGGLIVAISVEQWNLHKRIALRVLLILGVKPALLMLGFMIVTAFLSMWISNTATTAMMVPIVQAVLDQMDNTEHDVTMMEQGTGQTNTVIELEEKSASDLPSVHVISNGQVPDDPRSSEERKMRKRVCKGMTLCVCYAASIGGTATLTGTGPNIVLKGQMNQLYPNNNDIVNFASWFGFAFPNMILMLVLAWFWLQCSFMGLNFKKSWGCGTERTAKEKAACDVLKAEMKKLGPISYAEFNVLLMFVLLVLLWFTRHPGFVKGWATRLFPRGEKFITDSAPAVFVALLLFILPANKPEFTGCKASVSDPEQTEKDIKKTFLSAPLLDWNVVQRKMPWSIVLLLGGGFALADASANSGLSAWLGHQMTPLGSIPPWAIATVLSLIIAVFTECTSNVATATLFLPVFSSMATSVKIHPLYVMLPCTLSASFAFMLPVATPPNAIVFSYGHIRVLDMVKTGIVMNIIGVLCVTLAINTWGRSMFELDTFPAWANTTANQ, encoded by the exons ATGGCCTCGACGTGCCTGCGGCCCCTGCTGAGGTACCGGTCCTTCgccatcctcttcctcacgccgctgctgctgctgcctctgccggTCACTGTGCAGACGCGG GTGTGCTTGCAGTACCTAAATGACACAAACATGCTCTTCATGGGAGGGTTGATTGTTGCAATTTCTGTTGAACAGTGGAATCTTCACAAAAGGATTGCGCTGAGGGTCCTGCTGATTCTTGGGGTGAAACCTGCACT CCTCATGCTGGGATTTATGATAGTCACTGCCTTCCTGTCCATGTGGATAAGTAACACAGCCACCACTGCTATGATGGTTCCCATTGTCCAGGCTGTCCTGGATCAGATGGACAACACAGAGCATGATGTGACCATGATGGAACAAGGAACCGGGCAAACAAATACAGTGATTGAGCTGGAGGAAAAGAGTGCGTCAGATCTCCCTTCAGTGCATG TCATAAGCAATGGACAAGTCCCTGATGACCCCAGATCTtctgaggaaaggaaaatgaggaaacgCGTGTGTAAGGGAATGACACTGTGTGTATGCTATGCCGCCAGCATTGGAGGAACTGCAACACTCACTGGAACAGGACCGAACATTGTGTTGAAAGGCCAGATGAATCA gttATACCCTAACAATAATGATATTGTGAATTTTGCTTCCTGGTTTGGGTTTGCATTCCCAAACATGATTCTGATGTTGGTACTAGCTTGGTTTTGGCTACAGTGCTCCTTCATGGGACTCAA ctttaagaaaagctggggctgtgggacagagagaactgctaaagaaaaagctgcatGCGACGTGCTGAAGGCGGAAATGAAGAAATTAGGCCCTATCTCCTACGCTGAATTCAATGTCCTCCTaatgtttgttttgctggttCTCTTGTGGTTTACCAGACACCCAGGCTTTGTAAAAGGCTGGGCCACCAGGCTGTTCCCAAGAGGAGAAAA gttTATCACTGATTCTGCTCCTGCTGTGTTTGTTGCCCTGTTACTGTTTATCCTTCCTGCTAATAAACCCGAATTCACAGGCTGTAAGGCAAGCGTGTCTGACCCTGAACAGActgaaaaag atataaaaaaaacatttttatcagcCCCGTTGCTGGACTGGAATGTGGTTCAGAGGAAGATGCCCTGGAGcattgtgctgctgctgggaggaggtTTTGCTTTGGCCGATGCAAGCGCA aaCTCTGGGCTCTCAGCTTGGCTGGGTCATCAAATGACTCCACTAGGATCTATCCCACCCTGGGCCATTGCGACAGTACTTTCGCTTATTATAGCTGTCTTCACTGAGTGCACCAGTAATGTCGCCACAGCCACCCTCTTCCTACCTGTCTTTTCATCCATG GCTACATCTGTCAAGATCCATCCTTTGTACGTTATGCTGCCGTGTACTCTTAGTGCTTCATTTGCCTTCATGCTACCTGTTGCAACACCGccaaatgcgatagtgttttccTATGGCCACATCCGTGTTTTGGATATG GTTAAAACTGGAATAGTGATGAACATCATTGGAGTCCTCTGTGTCACACTGGCCATCAACACATGGGGAAGATCCATGTTTGAGCTGGACACATTCCCAGCCTGGGCAAACACAACGGCTAACCAGTGA